One stretch of Prochlorococcus marinus XMU1402 DNA includes these proteins:
- a CDS encoding DUF3303 domain-containing protein — MQTYIVHWQFPDQESHMQGAEAFAGFVEGGCEGDEFDGFKVLNRVVNPEGANGWAIVESSNHQNIWKWSSIWVDNFGVEIEVTPVLTDKEFLSVHKELAATSN; from the coding sequence ATGCAAACTTACATCGTACATTGGCAATTTCCAGATCAAGAAAGTCACATGCAGGGGGCTGAAGCTTTTGCTGGTTTTGTGGAAGGAGGTTGCGAAGGTGATGAATTTGATGGGTTTAAAGTTCTTAATCGAGTAGTAAATCCTGAGGGGGCTAATGGTTGGGCAATAGTTGAATCTTCAAATCATCAGAACATTTGGAAATGGAGTAGTATTTGGGTCGATAATTTTGGAGTAGAAATTGAAGTTACACCAGTTCTAACAGATAAAGAATTTCTTTCCGTCCATAAAGAACTTGCAGCAACCTCTAACTAA
- a CDS encoding cupin domain-containing protein, with the protein MKIKTFIPFCLLFIGTLASPQPSLAEEKIEVIPIIQSSKGLSGKNFNYLEGKPELRLLKVKIPVGLKTPIHTHPSPMLIHVTRGRLKHVRGEEINFFKAGDAFIESNNGAPHYVKNVGKKPAILHVGVVSVVGMPTAINE; encoded by the coding sequence ATGAAAATAAAAACATTTATTCCATTTTGTTTACTTTTTATTGGGACTTTAGCTTCACCACAACCTTCTCTTGCTGAAGAAAAGATTGAAGTTATACCTATTATTCAAAGTTCAAAAGGACTTAGTGGTAAAAATTTTAATTATCTCGAGGGTAAGCCTGAATTAAGACTCTTAAAAGTCAAGATTCCAGTTGGCTTGAAAACTCCAATTCATACTCATCCTTCCCCAATGTTGATTCATGTCACCAGAGGAAGATTAAAACATGTTAGGGGTGAAGAAATTAATTTCTTTAAAGCGGGTGATGCATTTATAGAGAGTAATAATGGGGCCCCTCACTATGTGAAAAATGTTGGAAAGAAGCCGGCCATACTTCATGTGGGAGTTGTATCAGTAGTTGGAATGCCTACGGCCATAAATGAATAA
- a CDS encoding protein adenylyltransferase SelO family protein has translation MSTKSDSLKGKLTENFSEFSQLSDYSFMNSLKADPQSTKDGNDHKPRSIYSGHYVPVVPTAIPEPEYISHSNKLFKELRLSSDLTKDENFCRFFSGDISVANYPMSPVGWATGYALSIYGTEYTQQCPFGTGNGYGDGRAISVFEGLFNGKRMEMQLKGGGPTPYCRGADGRTVLRSSVREFLAQELMDALGIPTSRSLTLYVSRSEIVRRPWYSKGSRYFEPDIMIDNQAAITTRVAPSFLRVGQIELFARRVRNNAHDEALNELKMIVQHLIDRNYKDEIEYEISIESKVIKLASLYRSRLISLIANWMRVGYCQGNFNSDNCAAGGYTLDYGPFGFCELFDPRFQPWTGGGEHFSFFNQPSAAAINFKTFCSSLSPLLSRSKQDQEKLDQIEKDFSELMNKELMKMWANKLGLEHYNEALINDFFNLMVISKADYTILFRKLSEIPDNLDSLKDCFYLPINDELNNRWEVWLQNWQSILKKEGNIKAKSASMKSLNPVYTWREWMVVPAYEEAEKGNYKKIKELQDIFSNPYVEQPPEIDQKYNRLKPSQYFNYGGVSHYSCSS, from the coding sequence ATGTCAACCAAATCTGATTCATTAAAAGGAAAGCTTACAGAAAATTTTTCTGAATTTTCTCAACTATCTGACTATTCTTTTATGAATTCTCTTAAAGCAGATCCTCAATCAACAAAAGATGGAAATGATCACAAGCCGCGTTCAATATATTCAGGTCATTATGTACCAGTTGTGCCAACTGCTATTCCAGAACCAGAATATATTTCCCATAGCAACAAACTTTTTAAAGAACTAAGGCTAAGCTCAGATCTTACTAAAGACGAGAATTTTTGTCGTTTTTTCTCAGGTGATATTTCTGTTGCTAATTATCCAATGAGTCCTGTTGGTTGGGCAACAGGTTATGCATTATCAATTTACGGAACTGAATATACCCAACAATGTCCCTTTGGCACCGGCAATGGTTATGGCGATGGCAGAGCAATTTCTGTTTTTGAAGGTTTATTCAATGGGAAAAGAATGGAAATGCAACTTAAAGGAGGAGGTCCAACTCCCTACTGTCGTGGAGCAGATGGCAGAACTGTCTTAAGGTCTAGCGTACGAGAATTTCTCGCACAGGAATTAATGGATGCATTGGGAATCCCTACCTCAAGATCTTTAACACTTTATGTCTCACGTTCAGAAATAGTTAGAAGACCGTGGTATTCCAAAGGGTCCAGATATTTTGAACCTGATATCATGATTGATAATCAAGCGGCAATTACTACGAGAGTCGCTCCATCTTTTTTACGTGTAGGCCAGATTGAACTTTTTGCAAGACGAGTTCGTAATAATGCGCATGATGAGGCCCTCAATGAACTAAAAATGATAGTTCAACATCTAATTGATAGAAATTATAAAGATGAAATTGAATATGAGATTTCAATTGAAAGTAAAGTAATAAAACTGGCTTCTTTATACAGATCAAGACTTATATCACTTATAGCCAACTGGATGAGAGTTGGTTATTGCCAGGGTAATTTCAATAGTGATAATTGTGCTGCTGGTGGTTATACCTTGGATTATGGCCCCTTTGGATTCTGTGAATTATTTGATCCAAGATTTCAACCATGGACAGGTGGAGGTGAACATTTCTCATTTTTTAACCAGCCTTCTGCAGCCGCAATCAACTTTAAAACATTCTGTTCATCTCTTAGCCCGTTACTTTCACGAAGCAAACAAGATCAAGAAAAGTTAGATCAAATCGAAAAGGATTTTTCTGAATTAATGAATAAGGAATTGATGAAAATGTGGGCAAACAAGCTTGGTTTAGAACATTACAACGAAGCTCTAATAAATGATTTTTTTAATCTCATGGTCATTTCAAAAGCAGACTATACAATTTTGTTCCGCAAACTATCTGAAATCCCTGATAACTTAGATTCTTTAAAAGACTGTTTCTATCTACCAATTAATGACGAGCTCAATAATAGGTGGGAAGTATGGCTTCAAAACTGGCAATCAATCTTGAAGAAAGAGGGAAATATTAAAGCGAAATCAGCATCAATGAAATCCCTTAATCCAGTCTATACTTGGCGCGAATGGATGGTTGTTCCTGCATATGAAGAAGCTGAAAAGGGAAATTACAAGAAAATAAAAGAGTTACAGGATATCTTTAGCAATCCATATGTAGAACAACCCCCAGAAATAGATCAAAAATATAATCGACTAAAGCCAAGCCAGTATTTTAACTATGGAGGAGTATCTCATTACAGTTGTTCTTCGTAA
- a CDS encoding DUF2839 family protein, with the protein MGEAKRRKNLGIPPRDKNKDINLPQLDKKAIQQKVRSTLYRYPIIPFLFYGAAILILVGGLFFVFKFFNIA; encoded by the coding sequence ATGGGAGAAGCAAAGAGAAGAAAAAATTTAGGTATTCCACCTAGAGATAAAAATAAAGATATAAATTTGCCTCAACTCGACAAAAAAGCTATACAACAAAAAGTTAGGTCCACATTATATAGATATCCAATAATACCTTTTCTTTTTTATGGAGCTGCAATATTGATCCTAGTTGGAGGATTATTTTTTGTTTTTAAATTCTTTAATATTGCCTAA
- a CDS encoding DUF2839 family protein, with translation MGEAKRREELGLPPRQKKVELNKSDRYLSWLPITKSRIKKYPYMGVATMVLGTIIFLVSGGANSIN, from the coding sequence ATGGGTGAAGCAAAAAGAAGAGAAGAATTAGGATTGCCACCTAGACAAAAAAAAGTTGAATTGAATAAATCTGATAGATACCTTTCATGGCTTCCAATTACCAAATCAAGAATTAAGAAATATCCTTATATGGGTGTAGCAACAATGGTTCTAGGAACGATAATTTTCTTAGTAAGTGGAGGAGCAAATAGTATTAATTAG
- a CDS encoding NRAMP family divalent metal transporter: protein MNLSKGIQKSLGPGILLAGAAIGGSHLLSSTTAGARFGFSLVGLILLTNLLKYPFLLVGTRFTASTGKSLLEGFKERNSLYLPVFLIVSLITGTFTIAAVSFVSGVLLTNIPFFSVFPAMDLSIGILIFSGMILILGKYKALDRISKFLVSLLTFLTLFAVLSLLFKVSISQSLNISFFEPEISPWKLTNLAFLIPLMGWMPCPVELCVWPSLWMFSRANDSNYKPNISEAEFDFNLGYVITVVTAIFFLTLGAITMYGTGDGMLSGSGVSFAQKLILLYTKSIGNWAQWIIIPAAFAAMFSTTITCIDAYPRSISAIQGLLSGTDLGHMDSKGERNRFQLWMIVHIFASLIALLIARSGGIGVKDFVFAAMTGSFLTAPLFAWMAMDTINSKLVPIKYRYGFFLKTISWIGLIFLTLFSLLFIANSFFGIG from the coding sequence ATGAATTTATCAAAAGGAATACAAAAAAGTTTGGGTCCAGGAATTTTGCTAGCTGGAGCTGCAATTGGAGGTTCTCATTTATTGTCATCAACTACCGCGGGTGCGAGGTTTGGATTTTCATTAGTTGGCCTAATCCTTCTTACTAATCTTTTAAAATATCCATTCTTATTGGTTGGGACTAGATTTACAGCATCAACTGGTAAATCATTATTAGAAGGTTTCAAAGAAAGGAATTCTTTATATCTTCCTGTATTTCTAATAGTTAGTCTAATTACAGGTACTTTTACAATAGCGGCTGTAAGTTTTGTTTCTGGTGTTCTTTTAACTAATATCCCCTTTTTTTCAGTTTTTCCAGCTATGGATTTGTCTATAGGAATTCTGATTTTTTCTGGAATGATATTAATTCTTGGTAAATATAAAGCCCTTGATAGAATTTCAAAATTTTTAGTATCTCTTCTAACTTTTTTAACATTGTTCGCAGTTTTATCACTGTTATTCAAAGTTTCAATAAGTCAGTCTCTAAATATAAGTTTTTTTGAACCAGAAATCAGCCCATGGAAGTTAACAAATTTAGCTTTTTTGATCCCTTTAATGGGATGGATGCCTTGCCCAGTAGAGTTATGCGTTTGGCCTTCTTTATGGATGTTTTCTCGAGCAAATGATTCAAACTATAAACCAAATATCAGTGAAGCAGAATTTGATTTTAATCTCGGTTACGTAATAACTGTTGTTACGGCAATTTTCTTCCTTACTCTTGGCGCAATAACAATGTATGGTACTGGCGATGGAATGCTTTCCGGAAGTGGAGTTTCCTTCGCTCAAAAATTAATACTCCTTTATACAAAATCTATTGGCAATTGGGCTCAATGGATCATAATACCTGCAGCGTTTGCCGCAATGTTTAGTACTACAATTACTTGTATAGATGCATATCCAAGAAGTATCTCTGCTATTCAAGGTTTATTGAGTGGTACTGATTTAGGACATATGGATTCCAAAGGAGAGCGAAATAGATTTCAACTTTGGATGATTGTACATATCTTTGCATCATTAATAGCTTTGCTGATTGCAAGGTCTGGAGGTATAGGAGTAAAAGATTTTGTATTTGCTGCAATGACTGGAAGTTTTTTAACTGCACCTTTATTTGCATGGATGGCAATGGATACTATAAATAGCAAATTAGTACCAATTAAGTATAGATATGGATTTTTTCTAAAAACAATAAGTTGGATAGGATTAATTTTCTTAACTTTATTTAGTTTATTGTTTATTGCAAATTCATTTTTTGGGATTGGTTAA
- a CDS encoding DUF3764 family protein, with product MATEITILDFQLSNTFEQYESHINAKE from the coding sequence ATGGCGACTGAAATAACTATTCTAGATTTTCAACTAAGTAATACTTTTGAACAATATGAATCACATATTAACGCAAAGGAATAG
- a CDS encoding sodium-dependent transporter, whose product MDSKISQREQWTSKLGFILAAAGSAVGLGNLWGFAYRASQGGGAAFVLLYILIVLIVCLPVFVAEMALGRNTTASTLLAPVKLAGKNWYPLGILFFIAPLGIASYYSVIMGWTADTLFHSLFFGLPKNLTEAETFFGSISSGSSVLLGHLLSLVLTAIIVSSGIKKGIEKVTRFFMPILFIILLFLAIWATSLSGAWEGYKTFLFKFDFDELRNPQTIRNAFTQAFFSLSLGIGVMVTYASYLNKKSNLPKLSVGVASLDTLVGLMAGLITFPIVLTFGLSDAISESTVGALFISIPTGLGSYGAVGRIVAVAFFALAYIAAITSSVSLLEVPVSSLMDKFGFKREKSVWLITLFLFLAGIPSALNLNILGTIDSIFGGVLLIFGGFLVTFFMGWVVPGKFNEELSDSKVGIKTTRYLKFMTRWVAPPIIGFGLFISVFDLLKGWVS is encoded by the coding sequence TTGGACTCAAAAATTTCTCAAAGAGAACAGTGGACTAGTAAGTTAGGATTCATTCTTGCTGCTGCTGGTAGCGCAGTAGGTCTTGGCAACCTTTGGGGTTTTGCCTACAGAGCATCTCAAGGGGGAGGTGCTGCTTTTGTACTTTTATATATACTAATCGTTTTGATTGTATGTCTTCCCGTATTTGTTGCTGAAATGGCTTTAGGAAGAAACACTACTGCCAGTACATTGCTTGCACCAGTAAAGTTAGCAGGAAAGAATTGGTATCCATTAGGAATTCTTTTCTTCATAGCTCCCTTGGGAATTGCATCATATTATTCGGTAATAATGGGATGGACAGCAGACACCTTATTCCATTCATTATTTTTTGGATTACCAAAAAATTTGACTGAAGCAGAAACTTTCTTTGGATCAATTAGTAGTGGTAGCAGTGTTTTGTTGGGGCACCTATTAAGTCTTGTTCTTACAGCAATAATTGTTTCATCAGGAATAAAAAAAGGAATCGAAAAGGTAACACGATTCTTTATGCCTATACTTTTTATAATTCTTCTATTTCTAGCAATATGGGCAACTTCACTTTCTGGTGCATGGGAAGGATATAAAACATTTTTGTTCAAGTTTGACTTTGATGAATTAAGGAATCCTCAAACAATTAGAAATGCTTTTACACAAGCATTCTTTTCATTAAGTTTAGGAATTGGAGTTATGGTGACGTATGCTTCATATCTAAATAAAAAGAGTAATCTTCCAAAACTTAGTGTAGGGGTCGCATCATTAGATACTCTGGTGGGTCTTATGGCAGGACTTATTACTTTCCCAATTGTTCTAACGTTTGGTTTAAGTGATGCTATTTCTGAGTCAACAGTTGGTGCATTATTTATATCAATACCTACGGGATTGGGTTCATATGGAGCGGTCGGAAGAATTGTAGCTGTTGCATTTTTCGCGCTAGCTTATATTGCAGCAATAACTTCCTCTGTTTCATTATTGGAAGTTCCAGTTTCCTCTTTAATGGACAAATTTGGTTTTAAAAGAGAAAAATCTGTTTGGCTGATAACTCTTTTCTTATTCTTAGCAGGCATTCCTTCTGCATTAAACTTAAACATTCTTGGAACTATTGATTCGATTTTTGGAGGTGTATTACTTATCTTTGGTGGATTCTTGGTTACTTTCTTTATGGGATGGGTAGTACCTGGAAAGTTTAATGAAGAACTTAGTGATTCAAAAGTTGGAATCAAAACGACACGTTATTTGAAATTCATGACAAGATGGGTTGCGCCCCCAATTATTGGTTTTGGACTATTTATTAGTGTGTTTGATTTGCTTAAAGGCTGGGTAAGTTAG
- a CDS encoding DUF3721 domain-containing protein, producing MRGTFLSEEEAEKRSLELGCEGIHKNQDKWMPCKNEKELHIYLRK from the coding sequence ATGAGGGGTACATTTCTTTCTGAAGAGGAAGCTGAAAAAAGGTCTTTAGAACTTGGTTGTGAAGGAATTCATAAAAACCAGGATAAATGGATGCCATGCAAAAACGAAAAAGAATTACATATTTATTTGAGGAAATAG
- a CDS encoding DUF1651 domain-containing protein has translation MEKFTLINKTRSWIKVFEPFEDSSKNSSIVNEILISYYCVFKRSGKPVMKGSRV, from the coding sequence ATGGAAAAATTTACTTTAATCAATAAAACGAGATCGTGGATTAAAGTATTTGAACCTTTTGAAGATAGTTCAAAGAACTCTTCTATAGTTAATGAAATTTTAATCTCTTATTATTGTGTTTTTAAGCGATCAGGTAAGCCAGTCATGAAAGGCTCTAGGGTTTAA